The stretch of DNA TTACGGGATCAGTTATACTTATAACCCCGATAAATTCTCATTAATTCGAGCGTATTTCGATATTGAGCCGAGCAAAATTTTTTCAATTAAGTTAGAGGAGGAATGGTAAATCCTTTTAAAAGATGTTGATCAGTTTTTAGTCCTTTTGCCTGTAATAACACGCCAAAACCACCTAAACCACTAGGATTGATAAGTTGATGCAGTGCATCTCGACGCTGAATAACTTCTAATGCGCTATAGTTACCATTAGCAAGATTTGATAAGCGATCGCCTAATCCCAAAGCCATTAAGAACATTCCTTGTTGAGTAAAACTAATTTTGGTTAATCCCCACTTGTTACCTTCAACTTCTAGGGCCGTAAAATCAACATGAGTAGTAAGGTCTTGATAACCAAGATTAAGATAAGGATTATTGTGTCGGCGATGTTGATAGTAGCATTGTAATGTTCCTTGCGACCTTTGGGGATGGTAGTATTTGTGGGCAGGATAGCCGTAGTCAATGGTTAATAAATAACCTTGTTGTAATTTATGAGCTATGGTTTTTAACCAATCCAAAGCAGCCAAGTTAACTTCAGTACGATAACTTTCGGGATAATCTTTACTAGGAAAATTCAACTTAACTAACTGAAAGTATTCTAATATTTTAGAAGTAGATAGTTCTCCATAAACTTCAGTAATTTGATTCTCTAAATTAGTTAAATAAACCTCTTGTAATTTACCTTGATTAATAATTACTTGATTAACAGGAAAAGCATCAATTAATTCATTAGAAAATACACAACCAACTAAAGAATTATCAGGAAGTTCTAAAAGCGATCGCCATACAATTTGATCTTTAAATTCTTGAAGTAATTCTTGTTGTCGTTTTTTCAATGCTGGAGATTCTTCGATAATAATATATTTTAAAGTCTGAAAGAAATCTTGTTGATTATTTTGTAAATAATTGAAAATATCAAAAGCTAAATTGCCATTGCCTGCTCCTACTTCTACTAAACAAAAATCATTAGGACAATCCATTTTGAGCCACATTTCTACAAATTGAATTGCCAGTAACTCACCAAAATCTTTACCCAAAGAAGAAGCAGTAAAAAAATCTCCACCAGAGCCGATTTCTACAACTCCAGAACTGTAATAACCATACTGAGGATGATATAAAACTACATCCATAAATTCAGCAAAAGTTATTTTTTGTTGAGGTGAAGCAGTAATGCGATCGCGAATTATATTTTGTAGAGCGTAAGAGTTAGATTGAATTTGATTATTCATAACAA from Stanieria cyanosphaera PCC 7437 encodes:
- a CDS encoding class I SAM-dependent methyltransferase, whose amino-acid sequence is MNNQIQSNSYALQNIIRDRITASPQQKITFAEFMDVVLYHPQYGYYSSGVVEIGSGGDFFTASSLGKDFGELLAIQFVEMWLKMDCPNDFCLVEVGAGNGNLAFDIFNYLQNNQQDFFQTLKYIIIEESPALKKRQQELLQEFKDQIVWRSLLELPDNSLVGCVFSNELIDAFPVNQVIINQGKLQEVYLTNLENQITEVYGELSTSKILEYFQLVKLNFPSKDYPESYRTEVNLAALDWLKTIAHKLQQGYLLTIDYGYPAHKYYHPQRSQGTLQCYYQHRRHNNPYLNLGYQDLTTHVDFTALEVEGNKWGLTKISFTQQGMFLMALGLGDRLSNLANGNYSALEVIQRRDALHQLINPSGLGGFGVLLQAKGLKTDQHLLKGFTIPPLT